One genomic window of Chitinophagaceae bacterium includes the following:
- the ccsA gene encoding cytochrome c biogenesis protein CcsA gives MKRNWWKVFCVILITYTIIAGFLMPSPALPILHESIRNLYFHVPMWFGMTILLLISMIYSIRYLSKSNLVFDIYATAAARIGLLMGVLGILTGMQWARTTWGAWWTNDPKLMGAAVGLLIYLAYFVLRNSIDDIDRRAKVSAVFNIMAYAIFIPTIFIVPRLTDSLHPGNGGNPGFSAYDLDGGMRLVFYPAVLGWSLLGVWIMTLVARIRTMEVTLMAGHTIFNAPAKAANIIDSPVS, from the coding sequence ATGAAACGAAACTGGTGGAAAGTGTTTTGTGTAATATTGATCACTTATACGATCATCGCCGGATTTCTGATGCCATCGCCAGCGCTGCCCATTTTGCATGAGTCCATCCGCAATCTCTATTTCCATGTACCGATGTGGTTTGGCATGACCATACTGTTGCTGATTTCTATGATATACAGTATTCGTTATTTGTCAAAAAGTAATCTTGTTTTTGACATTTATGCAACTGCTGCTGCGCGTATCGGCCTTTTAATGGGAGTGCTTGGTATATTAACCGGCATGCAGTGGGCACGCACCACCTGGGGCGCCTGGTGGACCAATGATCCAAAATTGATGGGTGCAGCGGTTGGTCTTCTGATTTATCTTGCCTATTTCGTTTTACGCAATTCAATTGATGACATTGACCGTCGTGCAAAAGTGTCAGCGGTCTTTAATATTATGGCCTACGCCATTTTCATTCCTACCATATTCATTGTTCCACGGCTTACAGATTCATTGCATCCCGGCAATGGTGGCAACCCCGGATTTTCTGCATATGATCTTGATGGCGGAATGAGATTGGTTTTTTATCCTGCAGTTTTAGGATGGAGTTTACTCGGCGTTTGGATCATGACCCTTGTTGCCCGCATTCGAACAATGGAAGTGACGTTGATGGCTGGCCACACTATTTTTAATGCTCCCGCCAAGGCAGCAAATATTATTGACTCACCGGTTTCTTAA
- a CDS encoding Glu/Leu/Phe/Val dehydrogenase, with product MKKGTQDGHSFFQNVERYFDKAANFLNYEPGLLAQIKACNSVYQMRFPVVVEDKKTGKKSVEVIEAYRVQHSQHRVPCKGGIRYSPDVNQDEVMALAALMTYKCSIVDVPFGGAKGGIRIDKKKYSDDTIERITRRYTTELIKKNFIGPGIDVPAPDYGTGEREMSWIVDTYVAFHPGEINAYGCVTGKPIMNGGVHGRREATGRGVYFGIREACAVAEDMKKLGLSTGIEGKRISVQGLGNVGYHSAKFFVEAGALLVAVSEIDCALINPKGMDLDDIMKWKAEKGNLLAYPKAKIVKNPGAALEVDCDILIPAALESVITEENAPRIKAKIIAEGANGPCTPRGEDILLKKGVLIVPDMFLNAGGVTVSYFEWLKNLSHVHFGRMDKRFSENTNKVFMDQIESVTGQKLNAEAKQLLEHGAEEEDLVNSGLEDTMISSYQNIRKTWKQDKRIKDMRTAAFVYAIDRVASSYTTLGIWP from the coding sequence ATGAAGAAAGGAACACAAGATGGCCATAGCTTTTTTCAGAATGTAGAACGTTACTTCGATAAAGCTGCAAATTTTCTCAACTACGAACCCGGATTACTTGCACAGATCAAAGCATGTAACAGCGTATACCAAATGCGTTTTCCGGTGGTGGTGGAAGACAAAAAGACCGGAAAGAAAAGTGTGGAAGTGATTGAAGCATATCGTGTGCAGCATTCGCAGCACAGAGTACCTTGTAAAGGAGGTATCCGCTATAGTCCGGATGTAAACCAGGATGAAGTGATGGCGCTTGCCGCACTCATGACTTACAAATGCTCCATCGTGGATGTTCCGTTCGGCGGAGCAAAAGGCGGTATCCGCATCGATAAAAAGAAGTACAGTGATGATACCATCGAACGCATTACGCGGCGCTACACGACTGAATTGATCAAGAAGAATTTTATCGGTCCCGGCATCGACGTGCCTGCTCCTGATTACGGAACAGGTGAACGTGAAATGTCGTGGATCGTGGATACATATGTTGCCTTTCATCCCGGAGAAATCAATGCTTATGGTTGCGTAACCGGAAAACCAATTATGAATGGTGGTGTCCATGGAAGAAGGGAAGCTACCGGTCGCGGCGTTTATTTCGGAATCCGTGAAGCATGTGCCGTAGCGGAAGACATGAAGAAACTTGGGCTCAGCACCGGCATAGAAGGAAAAAGAATATCCGTGCAGGGATTGGGAAATGTAGGCTATCATTCCGCGAAATTTTTTGTGGAAGCAGGGGCATTGCTGGTTGCAGTATCAGAAATTGATTGCGCGCTGATCAATCCTAAAGGGATGGATCTTGACGACATCATGAAGTGGAAAGCAGAAAAAGGAAACCTACTCGCTTACCCCAAAGCAAAAATTGTAAAGAATCCGGGAGCAGCGCTTGAAGTGGATTGCGACATCCTCATTCCTGCTGCGCTGGAAAGCGTAATTACAGAAGAGAACGCACCACGCATCAAAGCAAAAATAATTGCTGAAGGTGCAAACGGACCGTGCACTCCGCGTGGTGAAGACATCCTGTTGAAGAAGGGCGTATTAATTGTTCCTGATATGTTTCTGAATGCAGGTGGCGTTACAGTATCTTACTTTGAATGGCTCAAGAATCTTTCGCATGTTCATTTTGGCCGGATGGATAAACGCTTCAGCGAAAACACCAACAAGGTCTTTATGGACCAGATTGAAAGTGTAACAGGACAAAAGCTGAATGCAGAAGCCAAACAATTGCTCGAGCACGGTGCTGAAGAAGAGGATTTGGTGAATAGCGGCCTGGAAGATACAATGATCAGTTCTTACCAGAATATCCGTAAAACCTGGAAGCAGGATAAGAGAATTAAAGACATGCGGACAGCAGCATTTGTGTATGCCATTGACAGAGTTGCTTCATCCTATACCACACTTGGTATCTGGCCATAA